One window of Myripristis murdjan chromosome 8, fMyrMur1.1, whole genome shotgun sequence genomic DNA carries:
- the fn3krp gene encoding ketosamine-3-kinase encodes MEAKLKKELGTSVLKPTGHSGGGCISEGQSYHTDTGTVFVKINHKSQAKLMFDGEMASLSAILQTETVKVPKPVKVIELDTGGSVFVMEHVDMRGLSKYSKQLGEQLADLHLHNKRQLDKQNKEQKTVGKGAGQSEMPVAEKYGFHVTTCCGYIPQNNEWQDDWVAFYSQQRLQHQLNLVEKSYGDREVRELWSQLQLKIPQMFSDVEVVPALLHGDLWGGNVAECEDGPIIFDPASFYGHAEFELAIAGMFGGFSGSFYSAYHDKMPKAPGFAKRNQLYQLFHYLNHWNHFGGGYRGSSLKIMKDLVK; translated from the exons ATGGAGGCCAAGTTAAAGAAGGAGTTGGGGACCTCGGTGCTTAAGCCAACTGGACACTCCGGAGGCGGATGCATTAGCGAGGGCCAAAGTTATCATACCGACACTGGGACAGTGTTTGTGAAGATAAATCACAAGAGTCAG GCCAAACTGATGTTTGATGGGGAAATGGCCAGCTTGAGTGCCATTTTACAGACAGAAACTGTGAAAGTCCCGAAGCCTGTGAAGGTGATTGAGCTTGACACAGGAGGATCTGTGTTCGTGATGGAACATGTGGACATGAGAGGTCTTAGCAA GTACTCAAAACAACTTGGAGAGCAACTGGCAGATCTGCATCTTCACAACAAGAGGCAACTGGACAAACAAAATAAGGAGCAGAAGACAGTGG GAAAAGGAGCTGGGCAGTCTGAGATGCCTGTTGCTGAAAAATATGGTTTTCATGTAACTACATGCTGTGGATACATACCACAG AACAATGAGTGGCAGGATGACTGGGTGGCATTTTACTCCCAGCAGAGGCTGCAACACCAGCTTAACCTAGTGGAGAAGTCCTATGGAGACAGGGAGGTCAGGGAACTGTGGTCACAGCTGCAG TTGAAGATCCCCCAGATGTTCTCAGATGTGGAGGTTGTACCTGCTCTTCTCCATGGAGACTTATGGGGAGGCAATGTGGCAGAGTGTGAAGATGGGCCAATCATCTTTGACCCGGCTTCCTTCTATGGCCATGCAGAGTTTGAGCTGGCCATTGCTGGGATGTTTGGCGGCTTCAGCGGCTCTTTTTACTCTGCTTACCATGACAAGATGCCAAAGGCACCAGGCTTCGCAAAGAGAAACCAACTGTACCAACTGTTTCACTATCTGAATCACTGGAACCACTTTGGCGGAGGCTACAGAGGCTCGTCTCTAAAGATTATGAAGGACTTAGTGAAATAA
- the epn3a gene encoding epsin-3 isoform X3, with translation MQTSSLRRQMKNMVNNYTEAEIKVREATSNDPWGPPSSLMSEIADLTFNVVAFTEVMGMIWKRLNDHGKNWRHVYKALTLLDYLIKTGSERVAQQCRENIYTIQTLRDFQYTDRDGRDQGVNVREKAKQLVALIRDEERLKQERTQALKTKERMAGGAAGLGSGSLPPPYPGRRTSQPSMAVLYGDEFSRSRGSPSSFHSSSSSPRLAPDLEQARPQTSGEEELQLQLALAMSREESEKPVQRPPPAMDMDEETQLQLALSLSKEEHQQEQRSRQGDESLLQKALEESKREMETKGGTAFMDLVDVFAVPIEEPPSDSRWGDVPPQAAARLASTDPWDSLEGSSTTPRVDSPWMAPPTSSRPAPSWERRQSPADPWDAPQNNVPNLSSTGQAWSSSSATTAATGIDPFSAPAERKAPLGAVKASSPRSGSPSDGDLFDEAMDGGQMNVNGRGEGSPELFDLSRLGESLAAPSPRTCRTPEAFLGPSAASLVNLDSLIPANPPAKNKNPFLSGLSTPSPNNPFQTEQPKLTLNQMSSSSSSPAPPATSLPYSASLPLPMSHQPASLPSSFTHPTQTSVEMPGNLPQPLLPLSSVSTLGSQAEQHSQNPFL, from the exons ATGCAGACCTCATCACTGCGCCGCCAGATGAAAAACATGGTCAATAACTACACGGAGGCCGAGATCAAAGTCCGAGAGGCCACCTCTAATGACCCCTGGGGTCCGCCCAGCTCGCTCATGTCCGAGATCGCTGATCTGACCTTCAACGTCGTGGCCTTCACCGAGGTTATGGGTATGATTTGGAAGCGGCTTAATGACCACGGTAAGAACTGGCGCCATGTTTATAAAGCACTCACCCTGCTGGACTACCTGATCAAAACGGGCTCTGAACGTGTGGCCCAGCAGTGCCGGGAGAACATCTACACCATCCAGACCCTGAGGGACTTCCAGTACACAGATCGGGATGGTCGTGACCAAGGTGTCAATGTGCGGGAGAAAGCCAAGCAGTTGGTGGCTCTGATTAGGGACGAGGAGAGGTTGAAGCAGGAGAGGACCCAAGCACTGAAGACCAAGGAGCGCATGGCAGGTGGCGCCGCTGGCTTAGGTTCTGGATCCCTACCACCTCCATATCCGGGACGCCGCACCAGTCAGCCCAGCATGGCAGTCCTCTATGGGGATGAGTTCAGCAGGTCCAGAGGGTCACCATCCTCCTTCCACT cctcctcttcctcccctcgcCTTGCTCCAGACCTGGAGCAGGCTCGACCCCAGACCAGTGgagaagaggagctgcagctgcagctggccCTGGCCATGAGCCGAGAAGAAAGTGAAAAG CCAGTCCAACGTCCGCCTCCTGCAATGGATATGGATGAAGAAACCCAGTTGCAGTTAGCCTTGAGCCTCAGCAAGGAGGAGCACCAGCAG GAGCAACGCAGTCGCCAGGGAGACGAGTCCTTGCTCCAGAAAGCTCTTGAGGAGAGCAAGCGAGAAATGGAGACTAAAGGCGGG ACTGCCTTCATGGACCTGGTAGATGTTTTTGCAGTCCCCATAGAGGAGCCACCTAGTGACAGCCGCTGGGGTGACGTCCCGCCCCAGGCTGCTGCTCGCCTGGCCAGCACAGACCCCTGGGACTCACTGG AAGGCAGCTCCACAACACCGAGAGTAGACTCTCCCTGGATGGCACCGCCAACCTCCAGTCGCCCTGCCCCTTCCTGGGAGCGAAGACAGTCCCCAGCCGACCCTTGGGACGCCCCGCAAAACAATGTCCCCAACCTCAGCTCCACAGGACAAGCAtggtcctcctcctccgctaCCACAG CTGCCACAGGGATAGATCCCTTCTCTGCCCCGGCCGAAAGAAAAGCACCCTTGGGGGCTGTCAAGGCATCGTCTCCCCGATCTGGGAGCCCTTCAG ATGGGGATTTGTTTGATGAGGCCATGGATGGAGGTCAGATGAACGTGAATGGGCGAGGCGAGGGCAGTCCTGAGCTCTTTGACCTGTCCCGTCTGGGGGAAAGCCTGGCTGCCCCCAGCCCTCGTACCTGTCGGACCCCTGAGGCCTTCCTGGGGCCCTCAGCGGCCTCTTTGGTTAACTTGGACAGCTTGATTCCCGCAAACCCCCCAGCTAAGAACAAGAACCCCTTTTTATCAG GTCTCAGTACTCCTTCACCCAACAATCCATTCCAAACTGAGCAGCCCAAACTAACTCTGAATCAGAtgtcctccagctccagctctccGGCTCCCCCTGCCACCTCTCTTCCATACAGTGCCTCCTTACCCTTGCCTATGAGCCACCAGCCTGCCAgccttccctcctcctttacTCATCCCACCCAGACTAGCGTGGAGATGCCAGGAAACCTCCCTCAGCCcttgctgcctctctcttctgtcaGTACTCTGGGATCACAGGCAGAACAGCACAGTCAGAACCCTTTCTTATGA
- the arl16 gene encoding ADP-ribosylation factor-like protein 16, translating to MKLACCSSNSVMGSNEMCLLLGATGVGKTLLLKRLQKITSHGSSNLEETPPTLPTVGTNLTDLKLKRKRLTVRELGGCMGPIWPSYFTDCSSVIFMVDSSNITQISSSCIQLLSVLSAEPLRAASVLILFNKRDVPCTMSLIEMKSLFRMDDIIASATQPITTLELSARSGQGLQEVLSWLDSTTTK from the exons ATGAAATTAGCTTGCTGCTCGAGTAATTCGGTAATGGGCAGCAATGAAATGTGTTTGCTGCTCGGAGCAACCGGTGTTGGGAAAACGCTGTTGTTAAAACGTCTACAAA AGATCACTTCACATGGATCTAGTAACCTGGAAGAAACCCCACCGACTCTGCCAACA GTAGGAACCAACCTGACAGACCTGAAGCTGAAAAGGAAAAGACtgacagtgagagagctggGAGGCTGCATGGGCCCCATCTGGCCGAGTTACTTCACTGACTGCTCCTCTGTCATT TTTATGGTGGACTCCTCCAACATCACCCAGATTTCATCCTCATGTATCCAGCTGCTGTCGGTTCTCTCCGCTGAGCCTCTGCGCGCTGCTTCTGTGCTTATTCTTTTCAACAAGAG GGATGTGCCTTGCACCATGAGTCTGATCGAGATGAAGTCACTTTTCAGAATGGACGACATCATTGCATCAGCtactcagccaatcacaacacTGGAACTCAGCGCACGCTCTGGTCAGGGACTACAGGAGGTGCTGAGCTGGTTGGACTCAACCACAACCAAGTGA
- the znf750 gene encoding zinc finger protein 750: MEIVQERKPKRPHYIPRPPGKPFKYQCFQCPFTCNEKSHLFNHMKYNLCKNSISLVSQKGGQTARQVKPLAKGVPSPVKVKDSSGPLPAVQTISPEKKGDVEDNKAEEGNSEEDIEEVDVGCDSPVRRDSQKVMKPNPASEREHKDNKEAKSLPRPSAFSPVTPNRDGAETFRSPVQQSEEPQAPVPPFNHPAFPWGTISTSIPLKPFPAPMVPEYPPYLLPDRPLYPPYYLSGNHHMNEQNHPSFRPEFLDPQRPVIPQPLAPVHPSLFPQYQYRYCHSLQPGPLHYSLHRTHELPMPFPGSRYHPLDLYGPALGPKDYGYILPCPSHDPHSKPPEEENNERQSGDKATRMSPKAGLSASGSPDRPSHSHVIQRDTEAPQYTILGEPLSTSQLGHTAANSQPIRTDLKEEQSAQSLLQLRTHVGGGSAENSRYPSSSVSEASPDSSSEQDHDNDNTEDDLAPLNLSTRDQGKDVSSSDHRASCPDTEKSDGEELPLNLSLRAPHCSPDHRSTLSPSEGHQQGPDTELDEEPCDQRQTAALALCQLASASSAASSCSVSTADSALDDSTEAASPDSSSTPTLIHTEKQPTEAAQSAMARRLKRTSSDQAMQHCQKPNKKAKGKQSGRMLRRRPRCC, encoded by the exons ATGGAAATTGTTCAGGAACGCAAGCCAAAGAGGCCTCACTACATTCCCCGACCACCAGGCAAGCCTTTCAAGTACCAGTGTTTCCAGTGTCCTTTCACCTGCAATGAGAAGTCCCATCTCTTCAACCACATGAAATACAACCTGTGTAAGAACTCCATCTCCCTGGTGTCACAGAAAGGTGGGCAAACAGCCAGACAAGTCAAGCCCTTGGCAAAGGGTGTGCCTTCTCCTGTCAAAGTCAAGGATAGCTCAGGTCCCCTCCCTGCAGTTCAGACCATTAGCCCTGAGAAAAAGGGAGATGTTGAAGACAACAAAGCTGAAGAGGGGAACAGTGAGGAAGACATTGAAGAAGTGGACGTTGGCTGTGACAGTCCAGTCAGGAGGGACAGTCAGAAGGTGATGAAACCAAATCCAGCTtcagagagagaacacaagGACAACAAAGAGGCAAAGTCGCTGCCACGCCCATCCGCCTTCTCTCCTGTCACACCCAACCGTGATGGTGCAGAAACCTTCAGGTCACCCGTGCAGCAGTCAGAGGAGCCACAAGCTCCTGTCCCACCTTTCAACCACCCCGCCTTTCCATGGGGCACAATTTCAACATCCATTCCTTTAAAACCTTTCCCCGCTCCCATGGTTCCTGAATACCCTCCTTATCTCCTGCCTGACCGCCCCCTGTACCCTCCCTACTACCTCTCAGGAAATCACCACATGAACGAGCAAAACCATCCGTCCTTCCGCCCAGAGTTTCTAGACCCCCAGAGGCCAGTGATACCACAGCCCCTCGCCCCAGTTCACCCTTCCCTCTTCCCCCAGTATCAGTATAGATATTGCCATTCCCTTCAACCAGGACCTCTGCACTACAGCCTGCACAGAACCCATGAGCTGCCCATGCCCTTTCCAGGATCCAGATATCATCCTTTGGATTTGTATGGGCCAGCCCTTGGGCCTAAGGATTATGGATATATTCTCCCTTGTCCTAGTCATGACCCCCACAGCAAACCACCAGAGGAGGAGAACAATGAGAGACAAAGTGGAGACAAGGCAACCAGGATGAGCCCTAAGGCAGGTCTCTCAGCCTCGGGGTCCCCGGACAGACCCAGCCACTCACACGTCATCCAGAGGGACACAGAGGCCCCACAGTACACCATCCTGGGTGAGCCTCTGTCCACCTCCCAACTAGGACACACTGCAGCCAACTCACAACCCATCAGAACAGACCTAAAAGAGGAGCAATCTGCACAAAGCCTGCTCCAGCTGAGAACTCATGTTGGTGGAGG gtcAGCTGAGAACAGCAGGTATCCATCCTCGTCAGTGTCTGAGGCAAGTCCAGACTCTTCATCAGAGCAAGATcatgataatgacaatacagAGGATGATCTGGCTCCCCTAAACCTCTCAACAAGGGACCAGGGCAAAGATGTCAGTTCATCTGACCACAGAGCAAGCTGCCCTGACACTGAGAAATCAGATGGGGAGGAACTGCCTCTGAACCTCAGTCTCAGAGCGCCACATTGCAGCCCAGACCACCGCTCCACTCTCAGCCCTTCAGAGGGTCATCAGCAGGGGCCAGATACTGAGCTAGATGAGGAGCCTTGTGACCAGAGGCAAACTGCAGCACTGGCTCTCTGTCAGTTAGCCAGTGCGAGCTCTGCAGCCTCCTCCTGCAGTGTCAGCACTGCAGACAGCGCCTTAGATGACTCCACGGAGGCTGCAAGCCCAGACTCTTCCTCTACTCCAACTCTGATCCACACAGAGAAGCAGCCAACTGAGGCTGCGCAGAGCGCTATGGCAAGGAGGCTAAAAAGAACAAGCAGTGACCAAGCTATGCAACACTGCCAGAAACCAAACAAGAAAGCAAAGGGTAAACAGTCCGGGcggatgctgaggaggagaccTCGTTGCTGCTAA
- the epn3a gene encoding epsin-3 isoform X1: MQTSSLRRQMKNMVNNYTEAEIKVREATSNDPWGPPSSLMSEIADLTFNVVAFTEVMGMIWKRLNDHGKNWRHVYKALTLLDYLIKTGSERVAQQCRENIYTIQTLRDFQYTDRDGRDQGVNVREKAKQLVALIRDEERLKQERTQALKTKERMAGGAAGLGSGSLPPPYPGRRTSQPSMAVLYGDEFSRSRGSPSSFHSSSSSPRLAPDLEQARPQTSGEEELQLQLALAMSREESEKPPPTVDIDEQTQLQIAMSLSKEEAQKPVQRPPPAMDMDEETQLQLALSLSKEEHQQEQRSRQGDESLLQKALEESKREMETKGGTAFMDLVDVFAVPIEEPPSDSRWGDVPPQAAARLASTDPWDSLEGSSTTPRVDSPWMAPPTSSRPAPSWERRQSPADPWDAPQNNVPNLSSTGQAWSSSSATTAATGIDPFSAPAERKAPLGAVKASSPRSGSPSDGDLFDEAMDGGQMNVNGRGEGSPELFDLSRLGESLAAPSPRTCRTPEAFLGPSAASLVNLDSLIPANPPAKNKNPFLSGLSTPSPNNPFQTEQPKLTLNQMSSSSSSPAPPATSLPYSASLPLPMSHQPASLPSSFTHPTQTSVEMPGNLPQPLLPLSSVSTLGSQAEQHSQNPFL, from the exons ATGCAGACCTCATCACTGCGCCGCCAGATGAAAAACATGGTCAATAACTACACGGAGGCCGAGATCAAAGTCCGAGAGGCCACCTCTAATGACCCCTGGGGTCCGCCCAGCTCGCTCATGTCCGAGATCGCTGATCTGACCTTCAACGTCGTGGCCTTCACCGAGGTTATGGGTATGATTTGGAAGCGGCTTAATGACCACGGTAAGAACTGGCGCCATGTTTATAAAGCACTCACCCTGCTGGACTACCTGATCAAAACGGGCTCTGAACGTGTGGCCCAGCAGTGCCGGGAGAACATCTACACCATCCAGACCCTGAGGGACTTCCAGTACACAGATCGGGATGGTCGTGACCAAGGTGTCAATGTGCGGGAGAAAGCCAAGCAGTTGGTGGCTCTGATTAGGGACGAGGAGAGGTTGAAGCAGGAGAGGACCCAAGCACTGAAGACCAAGGAGCGCATGGCAGGTGGCGCCGCTGGCTTAGGTTCTGGATCCCTACCACCTCCATATCCGGGACGCCGCACCAGTCAGCCCAGCATGGCAGTCCTCTATGGGGATGAGTTCAGCAGGTCCAGAGGGTCACCATCCTCCTTCCACT cctcctcttcctcccctcgcCTTGCTCCAGACCTGGAGCAGGCTCGACCCCAGACCAGTGgagaagaggagctgcagctgcagctggccCTGGCCATGAGCCGAGAAGAAAGTGAAAAG CCGCCTCCCACGGTGGATATTGATGAACAGACCCAGCTCCAGATCGCTATGAGTCTCAGCAAGGAGGAGGCCCAGAAG CCAGTCCAACGTCCGCCTCCTGCAATGGATATGGATGAAGAAACCCAGTTGCAGTTAGCCTTGAGCCTCAGCAAGGAGGAGCACCAGCAG GAGCAACGCAGTCGCCAGGGAGACGAGTCCTTGCTCCAGAAAGCTCTTGAGGAGAGCAAGCGAGAAATGGAGACTAAAGGCGGG ACTGCCTTCATGGACCTGGTAGATGTTTTTGCAGTCCCCATAGAGGAGCCACCTAGTGACAGCCGCTGGGGTGACGTCCCGCCCCAGGCTGCTGCTCGCCTGGCCAGCACAGACCCCTGGGACTCACTGG AAGGCAGCTCCACAACACCGAGAGTAGACTCTCCCTGGATGGCACCGCCAACCTCCAGTCGCCCTGCCCCTTCCTGGGAGCGAAGACAGTCCCCAGCCGACCCTTGGGACGCCCCGCAAAACAATGTCCCCAACCTCAGCTCCACAGGACAAGCAtggtcctcctcctccgctaCCACAG CTGCCACAGGGATAGATCCCTTCTCTGCCCCGGCCGAAAGAAAAGCACCCTTGGGGGCTGTCAAGGCATCGTCTCCCCGATCTGGGAGCCCTTCAG ATGGGGATTTGTTTGATGAGGCCATGGATGGAGGTCAGATGAACGTGAATGGGCGAGGCGAGGGCAGTCCTGAGCTCTTTGACCTGTCCCGTCTGGGGGAAAGCCTGGCTGCCCCCAGCCCTCGTACCTGTCGGACCCCTGAGGCCTTCCTGGGGCCCTCAGCGGCCTCTTTGGTTAACTTGGACAGCTTGATTCCCGCAAACCCCCCAGCTAAGAACAAGAACCCCTTTTTATCAG GTCTCAGTACTCCTTCACCCAACAATCCATTCCAAACTGAGCAGCCCAAACTAACTCTGAATCAGAtgtcctccagctccagctctccGGCTCCCCCTGCCACCTCTCTTCCATACAGTGCCTCCTTACCCTTGCCTATGAGCCACCAGCCTGCCAgccttccctcctcctttacTCATCCCACCCAGACTAGCGTGGAGATGCCAGGAAACCTCCCTCAGCCcttgctgcctctctcttctgtcaGTACTCTGGGATCACAGGCAGAACAGCACAGTCAGAACCCTTTCTTATGA
- the epn3a gene encoding epsin-3 isoform X4: MQTSSLRRQMKNMVNNYTEAEIKVREATSNDPWGPPSSLMSEIADLTFNVVAFTEVMGMIWKRLNDHGKNWRHVYKALTLLDYLIKTGSERVAQQCRENIYTIQTLRDFQYTDRDGRDQGVNVREKAKQLVALIRDEERLKQERTQALKTKERMAGGAAGLGSGSLPPPYPGRRTSQPSMAVLYGDEFSRSRGSPSSFHSSSSSPRLAPDLEQARPQTSGEEELQLQLALAMSREESEKPPPTVDIDEQTQLQIAMSLSKEEAQKPVQRPPPAMDMDEETQLQLALSLSKEEHQQEQRSRQGDESLLQKALEESKREMETKGGTAFMDLVDVFAVPIEEPPSDSRWGDVPPQAAARLASTDPWDSLAATGIDPFSAPAERKAPLGAVKASSPRSGSPSDGDLFDEAMDGGQMNVNGRGEGSPELFDLSRLGESLAAPSPRTCRTPEAFLGPSAASLVNLDSLIPANPPAKNKNPFLSGLSTPSPNNPFQTEQPKLTLNQMSSSSSSPAPPATSLPYSASLPLPMSHQPASLPSSFTHPTQTSVEMPGNLPQPLLPLSSVSTLGSQAEQHSQNPFL, encoded by the exons ATGCAGACCTCATCACTGCGCCGCCAGATGAAAAACATGGTCAATAACTACACGGAGGCCGAGATCAAAGTCCGAGAGGCCACCTCTAATGACCCCTGGGGTCCGCCCAGCTCGCTCATGTCCGAGATCGCTGATCTGACCTTCAACGTCGTGGCCTTCACCGAGGTTATGGGTATGATTTGGAAGCGGCTTAATGACCACGGTAAGAACTGGCGCCATGTTTATAAAGCACTCACCCTGCTGGACTACCTGATCAAAACGGGCTCTGAACGTGTGGCCCAGCAGTGCCGGGAGAACATCTACACCATCCAGACCCTGAGGGACTTCCAGTACACAGATCGGGATGGTCGTGACCAAGGTGTCAATGTGCGGGAGAAAGCCAAGCAGTTGGTGGCTCTGATTAGGGACGAGGAGAGGTTGAAGCAGGAGAGGACCCAAGCACTGAAGACCAAGGAGCGCATGGCAGGTGGCGCCGCTGGCTTAGGTTCTGGATCCCTACCACCTCCATATCCGGGACGCCGCACCAGTCAGCCCAGCATGGCAGTCCTCTATGGGGATGAGTTCAGCAGGTCCAGAGGGTCACCATCCTCCTTCCACT cctcctcttcctcccctcgcCTTGCTCCAGACCTGGAGCAGGCTCGACCCCAGACCAGTGgagaagaggagctgcagctgcagctggccCTGGCCATGAGCCGAGAAGAAAGTGAAAAG CCGCCTCCCACGGTGGATATTGATGAACAGACCCAGCTCCAGATCGCTATGAGTCTCAGCAAGGAGGAGGCCCAGAAG CCAGTCCAACGTCCGCCTCCTGCAATGGATATGGATGAAGAAACCCAGTTGCAGTTAGCCTTGAGCCTCAGCAAGGAGGAGCACCAGCAG GAGCAACGCAGTCGCCAGGGAGACGAGTCCTTGCTCCAGAAAGCTCTTGAGGAGAGCAAGCGAGAAATGGAGACTAAAGGCGGG ACTGCCTTCATGGACCTGGTAGATGTTTTTGCAGTCCCCATAGAGGAGCCACCTAGTGACAGCCGCTGGGGTGACGTCCCGCCCCAGGCTGCTGCTCGCCTGGCCAGCACAGACCCCTGGGACTCACTGG CTGCCACAGGGATAGATCCCTTCTCTGCCCCGGCCGAAAGAAAAGCACCCTTGGGGGCTGTCAAGGCATCGTCTCCCCGATCTGGGAGCCCTTCAG ATGGGGATTTGTTTGATGAGGCCATGGATGGAGGTCAGATGAACGTGAATGGGCGAGGCGAGGGCAGTCCTGAGCTCTTTGACCTGTCCCGTCTGGGGGAAAGCCTGGCTGCCCCCAGCCCTCGTACCTGTCGGACCCCTGAGGCCTTCCTGGGGCCCTCAGCGGCCTCTTTGGTTAACTTGGACAGCTTGATTCCCGCAAACCCCCCAGCTAAGAACAAGAACCCCTTTTTATCAG GTCTCAGTACTCCTTCACCCAACAATCCATTCCAAACTGAGCAGCCCAAACTAACTCTGAATCAGAtgtcctccagctccagctctccGGCTCCCCCTGCCACCTCTCTTCCATACAGTGCCTCCTTACCCTTGCCTATGAGCCACCAGCCTGCCAgccttccctcctcctttacTCATCCCACCCAGACTAGCGTGGAGATGCCAGGAAACCTCCCTCAGCCcttgctgcctctctcttctgtcaGTACTCTGGGATCACAGGCAGAACAGCACAGTCAGAACCCTTTCTTATGA
- the epn3a gene encoding epsin-3 isoform X2, giving the protein MQTSSLRRQMKNMVNNYTEAEIKVREATSNDPWGPPSSLMSEIADLTFNVVAFTEVMGMIWKRLNDHGKNWRHVYKALTLLDYLIKTGSERVAQQCRENIYTIQTLRDFQYTDRDGRDQGVNVREKAKQLVALIRDEERLKQERTQALKTKERMAGGAAGLGSGSLPPPYPGRRTSQPSMAVLYGDEFSRSRGSPSSFHSSSSSPRLAPDLEQARPQTSGEEELQLQLALAMSREESEKPPPTVDIDEQTQLQIAMSLSKEEAQKPVQRPPPAMDMDEETQLQLALSLSKEEHQQEQRSRQGDESLLQKALEESKREMETKGGTAFMDLVDVFAVPIEEPPSDSRWGDVPPQAAARLASTDPWDSLGSSTTPRVDSPWMAPPTSSRPAPSWERRQSPADPWDAPQNNVPNLSSTGQAWSSSSATTAATGIDPFSAPAERKAPLGAVKASSPRSGSPSDGDLFDEAMDGGQMNVNGRGEGSPELFDLSRLGESLAAPSPRTCRTPEAFLGPSAASLVNLDSLIPANPPAKNKNPFLSGLSTPSPNNPFQTEQPKLTLNQMSSSSSSPAPPATSLPYSASLPLPMSHQPASLPSSFTHPTQTSVEMPGNLPQPLLPLSSVSTLGSQAEQHSQNPFL; this is encoded by the exons ATGCAGACCTCATCACTGCGCCGCCAGATGAAAAACATGGTCAATAACTACACGGAGGCCGAGATCAAAGTCCGAGAGGCCACCTCTAATGACCCCTGGGGTCCGCCCAGCTCGCTCATGTCCGAGATCGCTGATCTGACCTTCAACGTCGTGGCCTTCACCGAGGTTATGGGTATGATTTGGAAGCGGCTTAATGACCACGGTAAGAACTGGCGCCATGTTTATAAAGCACTCACCCTGCTGGACTACCTGATCAAAACGGGCTCTGAACGTGTGGCCCAGCAGTGCCGGGAGAACATCTACACCATCCAGACCCTGAGGGACTTCCAGTACACAGATCGGGATGGTCGTGACCAAGGTGTCAATGTGCGGGAGAAAGCCAAGCAGTTGGTGGCTCTGATTAGGGACGAGGAGAGGTTGAAGCAGGAGAGGACCCAAGCACTGAAGACCAAGGAGCGCATGGCAGGTGGCGCCGCTGGCTTAGGTTCTGGATCCCTACCACCTCCATATCCGGGACGCCGCACCAGTCAGCCCAGCATGGCAGTCCTCTATGGGGATGAGTTCAGCAGGTCCAGAGGGTCACCATCCTCCTTCCACT cctcctcttcctcccctcgcCTTGCTCCAGACCTGGAGCAGGCTCGACCCCAGACCAGTGgagaagaggagctgcagctgcagctggccCTGGCCATGAGCCGAGAAGAAAGTGAAAAG CCGCCTCCCACGGTGGATATTGATGAACAGACCCAGCTCCAGATCGCTATGAGTCTCAGCAAGGAGGAGGCCCAGAAG CCAGTCCAACGTCCGCCTCCTGCAATGGATATGGATGAAGAAACCCAGTTGCAGTTAGCCTTGAGCCTCAGCAAGGAGGAGCACCAGCAG GAGCAACGCAGTCGCCAGGGAGACGAGTCCTTGCTCCAGAAAGCTCTTGAGGAGAGCAAGCGAGAAATGGAGACTAAAGGCGGG ACTGCCTTCATGGACCTGGTAGATGTTTTTGCAGTCCCCATAGAGGAGCCACCTAGTGACAGCCGCTGGGGTGACGTCCCGCCCCAGGCTGCTGCTCGCCTGGCCAGCACAGACCCCTGGGACTCACTGG GCAGCTCCACAACACCGAGAGTAGACTCTCCCTGGATGGCACCGCCAACCTCCAGTCGCCCTGCCCCTTCCTGGGAGCGAAGACAGTCCCCAGCCGACCCTTGGGACGCCCCGCAAAACAATGTCCCCAACCTCAGCTCCACAGGACAAGCAtggtcctcctcctccgctaCCACAG CTGCCACAGGGATAGATCCCTTCTCTGCCCCGGCCGAAAGAAAAGCACCCTTGGGGGCTGTCAAGGCATCGTCTCCCCGATCTGGGAGCCCTTCAG ATGGGGATTTGTTTGATGAGGCCATGGATGGAGGTCAGATGAACGTGAATGGGCGAGGCGAGGGCAGTCCTGAGCTCTTTGACCTGTCCCGTCTGGGGGAAAGCCTGGCTGCCCCCAGCCCTCGTACCTGTCGGACCCCTGAGGCCTTCCTGGGGCCCTCAGCGGCCTCTTTGGTTAACTTGGACAGCTTGATTCCCGCAAACCCCCCAGCTAAGAACAAGAACCCCTTTTTATCAG GTCTCAGTACTCCTTCACCCAACAATCCATTCCAAACTGAGCAGCCCAAACTAACTCTGAATCAGAtgtcctccagctccagctctccGGCTCCCCCTGCCACCTCTCTTCCATACAGTGCCTCCTTACCCTTGCCTATGAGCCACCAGCCTGCCAgccttccctcctcctttacTCATCCCACCCAGACTAGCGTGGAGATGCCAGGAAACCTCCCTCAGCCcttgctgcctctctcttctgtcaGTACTCTGGGATCACAGGCAGAACAGCACAGTCAGAACCCTTTCTTATGA